Sequence from the Ochrobactrum sp. Marseille-Q0166 genome:
ATTTCATGTCGCGAGATGCTCGTCCGGTAGGGGGGGCAACGTTTCGCTGGCTCAAAGAGCAGGGCTTCATAGCGCCAGACAGCGTTGGCTTATTGCCAGAGTGTCCTCAAACCTATCGTCTTGCGTGAGGTAATGATGCTTACCCTGCGCGAGATGCACGATATTGCCAGAGGCGAAGTGTCTTCTATGGAAGGCCTTATTCGCAAAGGCCAGCGCTCAAAGCCGCCGCGTCCTGAGAATTGGATCGCGCAGCATCAGCGCATCCTCCAGCATCGCAAGCAGGTCGTTAAAGTTCTCGAACAGCAGATTGACGCCCGCAAGGCAGAAGGCGAGGCGGCAGCATGAGAATGTCAGCAGCAGAATTTCGCCAGACGTCCAAGCCCAACAAGTACGGAGCTAAGAAAACTGTCATCGACGGCATCCGCTTCGATAGCAAGGCAGAAGCCGCCTATTATGCCAAACTCAAACAGCGTGAGAAAGCCGGTGAAGTCGGTGGCGTAGAGCTACAGCGACCATTCGCCATC
This genomic interval carries:
- a CDS encoding DUF1064 domain-containing protein — translated: MRMSAAEFRQTSKPNKYGAKKTVIDGIRFDSKAEAAYYAKLKQREKAGEVGGVELQRPFAILGPKGELITTYKADFAFWDFKEDRFRVIDVKGVETQVFKLKRKLVKAYLGIDVELAK